Genomic segment of Candidatus Bathyarchaeia archaeon:
AAGTAGGTAAGCCAAAGCCATTTTGCACCTGTCTTTCCCACAATCATTCGAGATTTGACAATCTTTGCCGAAGATTTTATTAGGTGAAGACCGCTTTCCATAGAGGCTCACGATAAAGGAGCATTACACAAAATGTCACAACCAGTCAAATGGGTCAAAGAAGACCCAAACAACAAGAACGTGTTCTGGCCCACTGATGAAATGAAAAAACGGGCCTGGATAAGCGATGAGAGCATTTACATGGAAGCAGCTAAAGACCCCGTGGCTTTTTGGGCTGCAAAGTCCAAGGAAGGACTAGAATGGTTTAAAGATTGGACGAAAGACTACGAGTGGAATCCTCCGTTTTACAAATGGTTTGTGAATGGAAAGATCAACGCTTCTTACAACGCTGTGGATAGACACATTAGGACGTGGCATAAGAACAAGGCTGCCATAATCTGGGAACCTGAGCCTACAAACGAGCAAAGCAGAGTTCTGACGTTCCAAGACCTTTATCGAGAAGTTAACAAGTTCGCCAACGTGCTCAAAAGCCTCGGCGTTCAGAAAGGCGACCGAGTGGGCATCTATTTGCCCATGATTCCAGAAGTTCAGATAGCCATGTTAGCCTGCGCACGCATAGGCGCGGTTCACAGCGTAGTTTTCTCAGCTTTCAGTGGGCAATCGCTTAAGGACCGCATGGAGGACGCCGAGGCCAAGGTTCTGGTCACTGCGGACGGTTACTATCGGCGGGGCAAGGTTGTAGATCTTAAGAGTCAAGCGGACATAGGCTTAGTGGGCACGGCAATCAAGCATGTTGTGGTTGTGAAAAGAACCGGTGCTCAAGTTGACATGGTTGAGGGCAGAGACTACTGGTGGCACGATTTAGTGGCTAAGGCGCCATTGTACTGCGAACCTGAACCAATGGACAGCGAAGACATGCTTTTCACTCTCTACACGAGCGGAACAACAGGCAAGCCCAAAGGCATCGTGCATCACACAGGCGGCTACTTGACAGTAGCCTACTGGACGACGAGATGGGACTTTGATCTTCATGACGACGACATTTTCTGGTGCACTGCCGACATAGGCTGGGTTACAGGACACACATACGCCTGCTACGGTCCTCTTTTAAACGGCGCTACAATCGTCATCTACGAAGGATCACTCGATTATCCGGATTTTGACCGATGGTGGGCAATAATTGAAAAATATGGTGTCACAGTGTTTTACACAGCGCCTACAGCCATAAGAATGATACTGAAATGGGGCGAAGAATACCCCAAGAAACACGACTTGAGTACCGTGCGACTGCTGGGCACGGTCGGCGAACCAATCAACCAAGATGCATGGCTGTGGTACTTCAAGCATATTGGCGGCGAAAGGTGCCCAGTCATTGACACTTGGTGGCAAACCGAAACTGGCGCAACACTCATCAACTCCTTGCCAGGAATAGGCCCCTTCATACCGACGGTTGCGGGCAGAAGCTTCCCAGGAACAACGCACGATATACTTGACGAAGCTGGTAAACCTGTAACTTCAGGTGAAGGCGGCTACCTTGTGCAGAAGAGCCCTTTTGCACCAGGCATGCTGCGAACCGTGTTCAAAGATCCTGAGCGTTATAAGACGCAGTATTGGAGTGTGTACGGTCCGGAGCTCTATTACACCAGTGACGGCGCTATACGATGGGACGAGCTGGGAAACATAAGGCTCACAGGTCGAGTTGACGACGTGATGAAAGTCGCAGGGCACAGGCTCTCAACGGCTGAAGTTGAGAACGCTTTGATGCAGCATCCAGAGGTGGCAGAATGTGCTGTGGTAGCCGCGCCGCACGACATTAAAGGCGAGGTTCCAGTTGCTTTCATCACGTTGAAGGAGGGCGTGAAGGCGTCCGCATCGCTTGAAAGCGAACTAGTCCAAACAGTTGTTAAGTTCATTGGACCCACTGCTAGACCGGAGAGAATCATTTTGACCGAAGCGTTGCCAAAAACTCGAAGCGGAAAGATCATGAGGCGCATACTCAAAGCCCTAGTAAAGCATGAACCCGTCGGAGACACAACCACGCTAATGAACCCAGAAGCCGTAGACGAACTCAAACAAAAAGTGGGGTAGCTCAGCTCTCTGCTACTTGCTTCTTCGCATTTCTAGTCTTTTTGATTTGAGACCTCACAAGATGGGCTGAAGCGCTCTGTGCCTTCGGTTTTGAAAGGCAAAAACGTTTAAAGCAATGTTGCACGTTTAGCATAAAGGTTCATGTCTACATCAGGCGATTCACGATGAGTTCGGCGTGGCATGCCAAAGACGAGGAAGCTGTGATAGAGGCTCTCAACACCAGTCTGACCGGTTTGAGCGAGCAAGACGCGAAAAATCGTCTAAGTCAATTTGGATACAATGAACTCAAAGAGCGGAAAAGAGTAACTCCGTTGCAGATTTTTCTCGGTCAGTTCAAAGACATTTTTGTGATCATGCTTTTTGTAGCCACTGCAATCTCTTTCCTTATTGGAGAAATTGTGGACGCAGGCACAATTGCAGCCATTGTAGTTCTCAACTCGGTTGTAGGTTTCATTCAAGAGTATAGGTCAGAAAAAGCCATTGAAGCCATGAAGAAGCTGACAGCGCCAAAGGCTCGCGTGCTGCGAGACGGAGGAGAGGTATTAATACCAGCCAAAGAGGTTGTGCCAGGCGACATAGTGGTTCTTGAAGAAGGCGACCGCATCCCAGCTGATGGCAGAGCTATTGAAGCTGTGAATTTGAAAACAAATGAGGCGGTTTTGACGGGTGAATCAACCCCTGTGAGTAAAGGGGTGGGCATTGTTGACGAGAAGGCGCCTGTGGGGGATAGAAAAAATTCGATTTTCATGGCTACCCACGTAATTTACGGCAGGGGAAAAGCCGTTATCACGTCTACGGGCATGGGCACTGAGTTTGGAAAAATTGCGGAAATAGTGCAGACGCTTGAGGAAGAGGAAACTCCACTTAAGCAGAAGCTTGCACGTTTTGCGAAAAAACTGGGAATAATAATTGTGATTATTTGCGCTATCATATTTGTCCTTGAGCTATACGAGGTATTTGTCCTTCAAGTTTATCAAGGACCAAGCGTCCTTGAAAATATTCTTAAAACATTTATGACCGCTGTTGCTCTTGCTGTTTCAGCAGTTCCAGAAGGCTTGCCAGCGGTTGTAACTATATCGCTTGCTTTCGGCGCTCGGGAA
This window contains:
- the acs gene encoding acetate--CoA ligase, translating into MSQPVKWVKEDPNNKNVFWPTDEMKKRAWISDESIYMEAAKDPVAFWAAKSKEGLEWFKDWTKDYEWNPPFYKWFVNGKINASYNAVDRHIRTWHKNKAAIIWEPEPTNEQSRVLTFQDLYREVNKFANVLKSLGVQKGDRVGIYLPMIPEVQIAMLACARIGAVHSVVFSAFSGQSLKDRMEDAEAKVLVTADGYYRRGKVVDLKSQADIGLVGTAIKHVVVVKRTGAQVDMVEGRDYWWHDLVAKAPLYCEPEPMDSEDMLFTLYTSGTTGKPKGIVHHTGGYLTVAYWTTRWDFDLHDDDIFWCTADIGWVTGHTYACYGPLLNGATIVIYEGSLDYPDFDRWWAIIEKYGVTVFYTAPTAIRMILKWGEEYPKKHDLSTVRLLGTVGEPINQDAWLWYFKHIGGERCPVIDTWWQTETGATLINSLPGIGPFIPTVAGRSFPGTTHDILDEAGKPVTSGEGGYLVQKSPFAPGMLRTVFKDPERYKTQYWSVYGPELYYTSDGAIRWDELGNIRLTGRVDDVMKVAGHRLSTAEVENALMQHPEVAECAVVAAPHDIKGEVPVAFITLKEGVKASASLESELVQTVVKFIGPTARPERIILTEALPKTRSGKIMRRILKALVKHEPVGDTTTLMNPEAVDELKQKVG